ACGGTATTGTGCGAAGTACAGGTTGTTGAAGAATTCGGGCAGTACTATTAAATCCGGTTTCTCCCTCGCTGCCTGGTCGATGAAATCACATGCTCGAGCAACATTGGAATCTCTATCCTTACCGCAATTCATTTGAATCAGACTCAGCTTCATTTTTATGCCTCCTTTCACTTAGAGACGGTAACGGAGAATTAAACAGTAATAGTGAGTATATTTTAAATACCTGACGGGGAAAATGCAATGAATTGAGAGGGCAGGCTAACCCGATTGGCATTTACCTGTTTCGAAGAGCTATACTGGTTGCTAGCATGAAGAGGCCGAAGTACTTCTACGGATATAATATCGTCGCCTCCGGCTTCGGCATACAGGCAGTAGGTATCGGCATCTTTGTCGCTTTCGGCGTCTTTTTCAAGCCACTGCTTGCCGACTTTGGCTGGTCAAGGGCCACCTTGTCAGGCGCTCAGTCCCTGGCACTGCTCATTGCGGGATTCCTCGGTATTCTGGTTGGCAGGTTGAATGACAGGTTTGGCCCGCGGATTGTGATGACGGTGGCCGGCTTCTTCTTCGGGCTGGGGCTCCTGCTCATGTCAGGCCTCAATAACGTCTGGCAACTGTACCTATTCTATGGCGTCGTGGTCGGCATCGGGTTGAGTTCGATTGATATTATCCCCCTCAGCACGATAGCACGGTGGTTTGTTCGGCGGAGGGGGATGATGACCGGCGTGGCGAAGGTGGGCACTGGTACCGGGCAATTCGTTATACCCCTGGTGGCCAGCATACTCATCGCAGCTTATGGCTGGCGGAATTCTTACGTTATTATCGGCGCGGTAGCGATGGTCCTGCTCATTTCCATCGGGCAGCTGTTGCGGCGTGACCCTGCTGGCAAGGGTCTCTTGCCAGATGGAGATAGGGAAAGCCAGACAGAGAGTTCGAAACCTGCCGAAACCGGGTTTTATCTACATGAGGCGCTCCGCACCCGGCAGTTCTGGACGATTTGCCTTGCCTATCTCGCCACCATGTTCTGCCTTCTCATTATCATGGTGCATATCGTCCCGCACGCCACGGACATCGGTATATCCTCGACGACCGCGGCCGGCATCCTGTCGGCTATCGGTGGCATAAGTATGGCGGGGCGGTTTGTCACCGGCATTGCTATCGACCGTATCGGCAACAGGCGCTCTATGATTATCTGTTTTGTCCTGCTAATCTTGGCTCTCCTGTGGTTGCAGCTGGCAAAAGAGCTCTGGATGCTCTCCCTGTTTGCCGTAGTCTATGGTTTTGCCCACGGTGGATTATTCACTGTGATTTCACCTATCGTTGCCGAGTACTTCGGGCTGCGTATGCACGGCGCTCTCTTTGGTATCGTTTTCTTCAGTAGCATGGTTGGGGGTGCTGCCGGACCGGTTATCGCCGGGCACATCTTTGACACCACCCAAAGTTACAGCCTAGCATTCTGGATCTGTACCGCAGTCGCGGCTATCGCACTGGGACTCATATTATTTCTGAGACAGATAAAGAATACCTGATTCTAACTCAGATTTATTTATAATAAGACCTCATCTTGACCTTTCGTTGTACACTTTGTCGAATTATTAGATAACAAAATACTACACTATTGGGTAGGCAGCAGAATCGATAAATATCCAGTCGATGCTACTACAAATGAAGCTAAGTAGATATCAGTGGAGTAGCGGTTTCCTGAACCGCGTGTCGCGCGTTCGAGTCGCCCCAGGAGTACGATTTCTAAAGCTAAAATCAGCTAAATGCCCCAGTGCCTTTCGATCTCTTGTGCGATATTGCAAACCAACCGTGTATGAATCATTGACACCTAAGCCACCAGTAGATACAATCTAGGCACATACTCCAGACGTAAATACACTTATGTGGAGGTCTATAGATGAGCGGTGAAAGAAGAGCGCGCCCGGTTAAAATTTCTCTCATACAACGTGGACCTGCAGAAGAGGATAAAGAGCTTACGTTACGTAATTTACTTGCCCAGTTCGACTACGTACTTGAAAAAGAGAGGCCTGATTTCATCATGCCCATTGAATTATGTACCACGCCTTATTTCCCGGCTGTTAGTGACGAACGTTACTTTGATTGGGCTGAACCCATACCCGGTCCGACCACAGATTTATTTGCCGAGAAAGCACGTAAGTATGAAGCGTGCATTATTTTACCGATTTTTGAAAAGGGCCCTTTAGAAGGAATTTACTACAATAGTGCGGTGGTCCTGGGTCCAGACGGGAACATAATACAAGGTAACATGTTTGATGGTACTCGAGCGTATCGTTATGTGAAGACTCATATTCCAAAATTGATGGGCTCGAAAGGATATATTGTTGATGAGACTTTCTACTTTACACCCGGTACCGGTTTCCCTGTTTTCGATACCCCAAAGGCAAGAATCGGTATCTTAATCTGCCATGATAGGCGTTTTCCCGAGGCCTGGAGAGAGGTTGTACTCCAGGGTGCTGAAATAGTGTTTGTCCCCGTGGACTCTCCTGTCTTAGGGGTAAAAAAGGGGGCAACTTTTGCGGATATGTTTGTAGCAGAGCTGCGCACTCGTGCTTTGGAAAATTGTGTCTGGGTTTGCGCTACGAATCAAGGTGGTATAGAAAAAGTTCAGGATAAGAAAAATGAATTCTTCGGCAGAAGCTGCATTATAAATCCAACAGGAAAAGTCGTAAAATTAGCGCCAGCTTCACAACCGGCGGTGATTAGTGCATCTATCAACTTAGAAGAAGTGGACATTGCACGGAGATTTCTCAATACATTCAACCGTCGCAGACCTGAACTATACAAGCTGATAAACAGGGCTCAGATATAAAATGGCATCTTCGCATAAAACTGAGCCGTTATGACCTCAGCAGCATAAAGAATCAATCATTTTCAGCTAGGTTTATATACAGCTATTACCGCCCAAGCAATTTGCTCAGGCCAAGTTCTTCAAGCTTCTTGGCACTTGGCTTAGCAGTGTTCAAATCCCAATCCATTGCTTTTAGATAGTCCTTAATCATTAAGTCATCGTCTAATGTCACCTTGGCAACTGGGCCTTTCGTTAGAGGGGGCTTTCCAAGCGCTCTCGGGTTGTAGAAGTACTTTAGTGGATTCAATTCTTCCCGAAGGTTAAAAAGATGGCGTATGTTGGCGACTCGTTCTCCGACTTTCAGACAGCTTTCCATAGTATATTCGGTTCCGGTTATTGCCGTGAGAAAATCGGGGATGAACTGGACAGGGTAGGACAGATAGGCAAAAATGCAAATACCGGAAGAATTCACGATATGCGCCATATTCATGGCCATCTTTTGAAGCTCTCCCGTATTCGTGTAATCATATTTATCTTCACGTTCATCCGTTATCCAGTCGGTTCCCATAATCCACGCGCGGCCACCCTGAGTATGGCGTGCTGGGGTGGCATCCATCCGGTATGTGACTCCCAGGGCGGGGGTAAACCTGGGGTCGTGGGCAGGGATTTCTTGCCCCTGAACGTGCACGGCAAATTGTTCCGCACCTTTGCCGAGCTTGGCTGCCGCACGCATTACGCCGTCGGCAAGCAGTGCGCCTATTCCTTCACGCCCGGCAATTTTCTTGGCGAGCTCCACAATGGCACTGCCATCTCCCCAGCGTAATTCGATACCGACGTCATCTTTCGAGAGGATACCATTCTGATAGCATTCAATAGCGAAAGCAATGGCTGAACCGACGGATATAGTGTCCAAACCATAGGCATTGCAGATGTCGTTAAAGTGGATGATTGATTCGAGGTCATCATTCAGACACAGAGTACCTGTCATGCACAGTGTCTCATACTCTGGCTTGTGGCAGACACTCGCCCGGCCTGGTTTTGCCTTCATGTGTCCCCCGCAGCGAATGGGACACTGCCAGCAGCCATATGTGCGCTCCTGCTCGGCAATTACCGCGTCATCGCTGATTTTACTTGCGGTGGGGAAATCATCCGGCCCAGAACCGGCCCAATTTTTTACCGGGGAATCTCCGCTCATGGCACTGGGCTCAGTTATACCTGCGGTACCGTAATCTTTAAAGGTTGGCCCCATATTCTTAAGCTGCCTGATATAATTACGCCGAAGTTCTTTCGCATGCATTTCATCTGCCATGGGCACCTTCATATTGCCTTTGACAACCACAGCTTTTAATTTTTTTGAACCCATAACGGCGCCCAGCCCCGAACGACCCGCAGCGCGCCCCTGGTCGTGCATTATGGCCGCGAGGAGGGACATATTTTCACCGGCAGGGCCGATACAGGCAACGCTTGCCTTCTGGCCGTGGGCTTCTTTGAGTATGTCCTCGGTTTCCAGGCTATCTTTGCCCCATAAATTCCCCGCATCTTTCAGCTCGACCTTGCCATTATCGATACTCAGGTAAACCGGTTTGGAAGCAACGCCGCTGAAGAAAATACCATCATAGCCAGCGAACTTGAGATTCGGGCCGAAGTCGCCGCCGCAGTTGGCATCGCCCCATGTCCCGGTTAGGGGTGACTTTGCTACGGCTACAAATCGACCACTGCACATAGTAGGTGTAGCCGTTAGTGGGCCGGTAAGTAAACCAAATATGTTATCCGGGCCAAGCGGGTCAACCTTGGGTTTCATTCGCTCATAGAGAATCCTGGCACCAAGGCCGTAGCCTCCCATGAAGTCCTGGCGTAGTTCCTCGCTTAATACTTCTTCTTTACATACTCCTTTTGCTAAGTCTACAAAGAGCAATTTACCCATATAACCTTTGGCCATGATAATTCTCCTTTATTATTGGTATCGTATTTTAACTATAAACTACTGTGTAATGCAATGATTAACTAATTAAATAAACCAAAATATGTCTATTTTCAATATCAAATTTAAAATCGTTCGAAGAGGTATGAAAATTTATCCTTAATTTAAATTAATTAAACAATCGTCATTTTGTCGACTCAGCTAAATAATCTCCATTCAGGTGGCCTGGCAAACCGTTAAACTATGAATTAGTATATTGACAAATAATAGCCTCCGAATATAATGGGAGAAACCTATTATGAGAAATAGCCGGGAAGAGTTCTTCTAGAAAGACTTCATAATCTTAGAATTTATAGAAAGGAGATGTAACAACGAGATGGAAAATACAGCCAGGAATATTGATAGATTAGTAACGACCGGGGCAGGGTGGGGTGGCCGCCTCGACCGCTGGATTGTTCCTGCTTTGTATGAAAGTGCTTCACAGAAAGTGAACGGAAAGCCAGTGAGCCTGGTTGCTGCTCAAGGCATTATAGAACGCGTGAAAGAAAGGGATAAGATACTGATCATCGACCAATTTGGTTACGCTCCTAATATGCCATATGGGGAGACCGATGGACCCCTTGGCGTGGCTAGTCTGGCGAGAGCAGTTAGCTTTGGAATAGGTGCCTTACCGGTACTTGTGACCGGACCGAGAGATATAGATGTTGTCCGGTATACCACCAAAGCTGCCGGGCTAAATGTTTTGCCATTCAAAGAGGCGAGCCATTATAAAAAAGCCATTGCCGGAGAGATACTGTTCCCTTGTGCCGATAAAGATGAGAGTAAGAAGACAGCGAGCAGGATAATCGACGAATCCAAACCCAAGGTGATAATAAGCGTAGAGACGGTTGGGCCGAATAGGAAAGGAGTAAAGCACTCCGGGTCTGGTTATGACGTCGAAGCAGAAGATAAGCTGTCGAGACTAGAATATCTATTCTACGAAGCATCAGAGAGAGGTATATTCACAATAGGTATTATTGATCGCGGTAATGAAATCGGAAGCGGGACGATAGAAGAGACCGTTAGAAACGTCACACCATACGCAAATGTTTGCCAGTGTCCGTGCGGTGATGGAGGGGCCTGCGCAGTAAAGACAGACATTGTCTTCCCAGCCTCAATCTCAAATTGGGGCGCATATGCTGTTAGTGCTATGCTTGGATACCTGCTCAAGAAACCAGATATTCTTCAGGATGATGATACCGAGCGCCGGATGCTCGAAGCTTCCATAATGGCTGGAGCCGTCGACGGTATCGCAGGGTTGCCTATTATGGGGGTAGATGGTATTGGTTTAAAAGGCCAGCAAGGTATTGTAAATCTGCTACATGCAATTATTGAGAATGGACTTAGGGGTACATAGGTCCGCCTATCCTTTTAAGCCTATAAGTATTGATAAAATTTAAATCAAGAGAGCTAAAGCAAAGGAGACCTGAACAGCGATGGAAGAAATATTAACTGGAAAAGAAGGGGAAAGGCATTTTCTTCTGGGAAATGAGGCCATTGTCAGAGGCGCACTCGAAGCCGGGGTGGATATTGCAGCATTATATCCCGGGACTCCAATGTCGGAAATCGGCGATGTTTTTCATGCTTTGGCCAGAAGCCTGAGAGATAAAGGCGAAGAACCGAGTTTCTACTTTGAGTGGTCTGCGAATGAGAAAGTGTCTCTCGATGAGTGTATTGCCGCTTCTCTCTCCGGTTTAAGGGCTTTATGTCCCATGAAAGCTCAGGGATTTAATGTCGCTTCCGATTCTTTCTTGGATTATTTAACCGCATGTAATCTGGTGGAAACCGACATCAAAGGAGGCCTGGTCTTCATCTGTGCCGATGACCCCGGGGGAACATCTTCGGTTAATGAGCAGGATGACCGGTATATATCCATAATAGCGGATGTCCCGATGCTGGAGCCATCGAATTGCCAGGAAATGAAGGATATGACTGCAAAGGCCTTCGATATCGCTGAAGAGATTCATTTGCCAATATTTTTAAGAACGGTCAATACGGTGAATCTTTCCCGGGGTGACCTCGTATTCGGCAAACTTGGTGTACCCCGTCGCAAGGGCGAGATAAAAGGGGTGCCTCTCTCTTTTGATAGGACAAGATGCCACGCCAATATCCTGAAGAAAATGGAGAAAGCAAAGGAGCTTTCCGAGAAATCGGAATATAACAGAGTTATTAAATTTGATGGTGCAAAAACGGGAAAGAAAATCGGTGTCGTTGCCTCCAGCATTTCCATAAGCTATGCGGAAGAAATCATTCGTGAGCTTGGAGTGGAGACCGAACTACTGGCCCTCGGTTTTACCAATCCGCTTCCCGAAAAGCTGTGCAAAGATTTCATTGGTAGATTTGATGAGCTGGTCATCGTTGAGGAGCTTTCACCTTTCCTGGAAACGCAGTTCCTCAAGATGGCCCATGAAATATCCGCCAGGGCCAGGATATGGGGAAAAGAGACCGGACACTTCCCAAGGGCCGGACAATACAGGCTGGAGACGGTGGCTGAACCACTGGCCAGGGTGTTCGGGGTGGATAACCCGATACCGAGACTGGAAGGCCCTGAAATAGCGGTTGCCGCCCGTTCTCTGACAAATTGCCCGGGGTGCCCGCACCGGAACACTTACTATGCGATTAAGCAGATAGTCCCAGAAGACGCCATATTTGCCAATGACCAGGGCTGTTACTTATTGGGAGGGCTGGAACCTTACAAAATGAGCCATGCTCAGTACTCCATGGGGGCAAGCATCGGTCTGGCTTGCGGGTTCCACCAGGCAACTGACAAACCGGCAATCGCATATATCGGGGATTCCACTTTTTTCCATAACGGAATGTCACCGCTGGCCAATGCCGTCCACCACAACTATGATATCACGGTGGTCGTCATGGACAACGGGGCGACAGCGATGTCGGGTTTTCAAATGCATCCGGGAACCGACCGTGACGCTATGTGCAGAGAAGCGATACCGATTAAGATTGAGGATGTGGCGAGAGGGCTGGGAGCCACGTTCGTTGAAGTTGTCAATCCCAACAACATAGAAGAGGCAAAGGATGTTTTCAAACGGGCGATAGCGCACAGCGGAGTGTCAGTTGTGGTCAGCAAGGCTTTGTGCAGGTTAATGGATACCAGGGAGAAGAGACGCCAGGGCCTGGAGATACCTGCCTACAAGGTAGACCAGGAAAAATGTGACCAATGCAAGATATGTATTGATGTATATGCCTGCCCGGCCTTCTATGAGGCAGCCGGTAAGATTTACATAGATGATATCCAATGTACCGGATGCGGTGTTTGTCAGGGAATATGCCCTGTCGGAGCAATAATAGAGTTAGGAGCGGAGAATGGATAGAGGAGGAACAAATATTCTGCTGGCGGGCGTTGGTGGGTTGGGTGTGATAACTGCTTCAAATATCATCGGCATAGCAGCGGTCGGAGTCGGCAAAAAGGTATCCAGCGCTGAGGTTCACGGGATAGCACAGAGAGGCGGCTCGGTTACGGGCACGGTCCGGATTGGAGATAATAGCGTTAGCCCGTTGCTGGGGGATGGTCGAGCCGATATTATTCTGGGATTTGAGCCTCTTGAAGTGCTGAGAAATATATCAAAGGCAAGTAAAAGCACCATCGTCATTACTGATATTACCCCGGTAAGGGTCATTACCCCCACCCAATTTGTCTATCCAAAGCTTGAAGACATTTTTGCTGAGATTAGAGGAAGATGCGCCAGACTTTATGAAATCGATTGCCTCGCCCTGGCTAAAAAAGCTGGCACAGCTGTCGTACGCCCTTCAGTTTTACTGGGTGCTCTATCTGAGATTGAAGAATTCCCGATCAGTTCCGAAGTCCTTTTGAAGTCCGTCGAGGAAAATGTGCCGGCAAGGTATAAGGAACAAAATATTGCCGCTTTTAAAGAAGGTGCTAACTTCATTAGAGCAAAGCTTTAATAGCTAAATGCAAGTGATTAAGTCGACAGTTCTTTTACAGTCTTCTCTATCCTCTCCAGAGCGATATTTATTTTATCCAAAGATGTGGCATAGGAAAATCTGAGATAACCGTCACCGTACCGACCAAAGTGGGTGCCAGGCAGACAGGCTACGCCGGCCTGATTAAGAAGAATGTCAGCCAGCTCATTGCAGTCAATTCCCACTTCTTTAACGTTTGGGAAAACATAGAAAGCTCCTTTAGGTAGGACACAGCTTATACCGGATATCCTATTGAGTCCGTTTACAATGAGGTCTCTCCGCTTCCTGAACTCGCTTACCATCTTCGGTACACTGTCCTGTGGCCCGGTGAGCGCTTCTATGCCAGCATGTTGGATAAAAGGCGCGGTGCAGGAGACGCTATTGACAATCAGGCGCACAACAGGCTCAACTAGTTTCGGAGGTAAGGCAGCATATCCCAGGCGCCAGCCAGTCATGGCATAGGTTTTGGAAAAGCCGCTCAGGAGAATGGTTCGCTCAAGCATACCCGGCAGGCTGGCGATGCTGAAAGGTTCATGTTCATAGACAATATGCTCATAGACCTCATCTGAGAGCACCGTAATATCGCGTTCCTTGATGATCTCGGCGATAGCGTATACATCATCTTTCTCAAGAACACCACCCGTGGGATTATGAGGTGAATTAAGGACGATGAGCTTTGTGCGTGGTGTTATCTTGGAGCGTAACTCCTCAATATCAAAACGGAAACCGAGCTCCTCTTTAAGTTGAATGGGTACTGTCTTGGCGCCGGTGAAGTTAATGACTGATTCATAAATAGGATAACTTGGGTCGGGGCATATAGCTTCGTCACCTTCCTCGAGCAGTGCCAGTATGGAGAAAAATGCTATTGGCTTCGCGCCCGGGGTCACCACTATGCGCTCAGGCTCTATAGCAACACCGCGGGTTCTCTCCAATTCCTTGGCGATTTGGTCGCGCAGCGGTACGATTCCCTGAGAATTACAGTAGTGGGTCTGGCCTCTATCGAGCGCATCTTTAGCTGCAGCACGAATATTATCGGGTGTGTCGAAATCCGGCTCCCCGATTTCAAGATGGACGACATCCATTCCCTTAGCTTCAAGAGCTTGGGCTTTTGCCAGTACACCGAATGCGGTCTCTGTTCCCAGACGTGACATTCTCTCAGCCATTTTCATTGCCTTAACCTCCTGATTATAAACGTAGAATGCTCATTATACTAAACACAATCGATTAGCCATATTTAACAAATCGAGCTGGATCGAAAGAATTAATAGAATAAGAAGTCTTACCCTTCAGTATTAGTTCGGTTATAATGAGGGCGGTTATTGGGCTCAGTAAAATACCTTTTGACCAATGGCCTGTAGCCAGGTAGGCATTACTCTGAAAAGGAAACTCTCCAATAATAGGCAAGCCATCTGCTGTAAGAGGTCTAAGACAAGCAGTCTGCGTTACTACTTGAGCTTCGATTGACGATGGTAAGATATTAAGGAGCCCGGTGATAATGGTATCTCGGCCTTCAATGGTTGTACTATCATCGAACCCTACCTGTTCATGTGTAGTCCCGGTGTAAATAAGTCCCTCATGCGCTTTATAAGTTACATAGTGATTGCCACTGAATATAGTTGAAGTGAGAGATGGGCTTGATGCTTGTATTTTCACAATTTGTCCTCTCTCAGGTCCTACAGGAATCGGGAAATCCAGCCAGGAAGAAGCCATGCTCGTCCATGGCCCCATAGCTAATACCGTGCTTTGGGAGATGATTTCACGCGATGACATCTTAACACCGGTTACCTTATTCCTGGTTTTCCTGAGTCCGACCACGTTTCCGTAGTGAATCTCGGCGCCCATTTTTTCCGCAGCTTGGGCTAGAGCTAGAACATATCTGTAGCTTTCAATATTTGCTCCGTCTTCGCAATATATGGCACCTTTTAATTTGTGGGAAATCCTGTCCTCTATATTGAGAACGGACTGTTTATCCAGCCAGGATACTTTAATCCCTATTTCCTGGTTTAATTTAACAAGAGACCTTAATTCATCTGCCTCACGCTCGGAAAAAGCAAGTATCAACTGAGTTGATTTGCGGAAATGACAATCAATACCGGTTGTTTCTTTTAACTCCTTAGACAGCGCTTCATGCATTTGAAAGCTTTTCCAGGTTAGGGGTAGCAGGGACTCTGTCTTTGTCTCGTCCAATACCATCGGGTTGAGAATTCCTGTTGCAGTTCCAGACGCACGTTCACCGATGCTATCTTTCTCAACAACGGCAACCTTAACCCCTTTTCGACTGAGGAAATATGCAGTGGCACAACCGATAGCACCCGCCCCAACAATAACAACATCGGCTGAAGTAGTTTTCATACTATTCTTATTTCTAATATTCGAAGTAACAAGAAGTCTTTCGTTAAAGCTGGCTATAAGTTACAAAGGGCAAGCACCATTTGTCAAGATTAATCAAGTAATAATAAACCAAATATTTATTTATATCATGGACCTGTGGCCATGCGGAATGTGGGACTGGCTATGAGAAGGTGAGACGAGTTATAAAGCAAGTATTAAGTTAGGTTTAACTAAATATCTTCCTCATAATAATTTATAGTCTTTACCGGTATTTCACTTTTTTGTGTTGTTAAGTCTTCAGAACACCAGCCGTTTCCAGTATTCTCCAAAATGCGTAATCTGCATTATGGACAATCATTCCTACAAGGCTTCTCCTGACATTTTCACCTTCCATTGAGTGAGCACCAGCTATATGCGCAATCTTTTCTGGTAAACCTACAGATAGCGCGATATGAACTCCGTATACAGGATGCCGAATTGAAGGCCAACCGGTAACACGAGGGTCAGATTTCCATCTCTCTTGATTGGCTGCGTCAAACTCAAAAGGTTTACCGAGATCGTGGCAAAGTCCACCCGCGATCACTTCATCCATATCTACGTTAAATTGCGGGAAAGTGTCTGTTAATTCCTTCGCAATAGCTGCAGATAAACGAGCTACAGACCTGAGATGATCTGCCTGGGTACCGGTTCTCATCGCAGGGGTACCGGGATTTCCCGACGCAGGGATATCTTCAATTTTCTTATATTCACTTGTGGCTAATGACACCGCCCAGGCATCGTAAACCTTTTCCCTAATTTCCTGGTTCTTAATCTGCTTTGCTTCAGGAAGAGCTTTGATTACTCCATCTCGTATCTTTTTATCGATCTCCATTTCTATTACCTCCTACACTAGTTATTCTATAGGCAATTTTACATTGAGTAAATTGAATTATAATCCTATATAATGAGATGTCAATACTAAGACAGCGAAATCGGCTGGAGCACGTAAAAGAATAAAATATTATAAGAGAATATATTAAAATGGCGATATAATGAAACTAAATACTTTAGAAAGAGGAGAACAAAATGACAAACGAACAAATGAGGGAAGTAATTAACCTGGATGTATACTTTGACTATATTTGACCCTACGTCTACAATGCAGCAGTTTGGTTGCAAAGAGTGCAAGAGGATATCAAAGATAAGTTAATCGTCAACTGGAAGTATTCCAGCCTTGAGCAGATTAACAGCCAGCAGGGACCCCAATGGAAAATCTGGGAACAGCCTGAAGACTACCAATCTCGCGGTTTGCGCGCTTTCCAGGCTGCGGAAGCTGCCCGGCAGCAGGGTGAAAGTGTCTTTCATTCATTTCATATTGCCTTACTTAAAGCCAAGCACGAACAAAAGCGTGATATTGCCGACGTAAACACCCTCATTGAAGTGGCCAATAATAATGGCCTGGAGATGAAACGATTTAAAAATGACCTGAGCAACCGTCAGCTACTGACAAAGCTTGCTAACGAGCATACTTTCGCCGTGGAAGAGCTGGGTGTTTTCGGTACTCCTACTTTAGTCTTCCCGGAAAACCAGGCAATTTTCCTGAAAATGTCACCTCCTCCACCACAGGAGGAATGCCTCCCGCTCTTTAATGAACTATTTAATCTGGCATACCGCAGGCGAATTATCCATGAAATAAAAAGACCGTAACATCTAAGCGTGTGGGATGTGGTTGCGGTAGCTTATAAGCATTCAGCTATTATCAGTTGAAGATTCCACGCTATCCGCGGCCAAAATATGGATTCTTACCAGTTACCGACAGCGGGATGCCAATAATAATATCTGACTTTAACAATCCCAGTGACTTGGCGGCGGCTCCAACAGTGTACATCATCCGGTTATCAATGCCGAGTTCAGCAGCCAGCTTGGCCGATGAACACAAGGCAATGCCCAGGTCCATTGCTTGAAATATGCAAACCGGGCCGACAAAATCCCTTGCCTTTGCCTTCTTTCTCGCTTTGGACAGGTGTTCACAGCTGGCAAAGCCACATGCACCGCAGTCCAATGGCTGCTCTATCTTTTTTGGTTCACCGGTAACGCCGAGCAACAGGACACAGCCTGAATTTCTAACATTATTCGCGTCCCTTCTATAAACGGAGGAAAGGTAGTCCGGCTTCTCTGCCGCCTTCCGTTCCATAGCTAATGCCAGCTTTTCCAAATCATCGTCCACCAGAACGAGGCTTGCTGTGGAGTCAACCGCCCTCCCCTTGGGCGCTGTTCTGGCACTTGCTGCCATCAATGCCGCCGCCATAGTTACCGCGCTTTTCTCGACCTCTATGCTTTTCAATTGAGCCATTTATTCTTCCTTCCCTTCAGACTGTTGAACACATAATCACCATTGCACGAACATTGGGATGTCTGCCTTTTCATGCGTACTGCCCAGGAATTGAATCGAAGCCATTTTCGTGTTAAAAGGTTAGTGAGTCGCTGCGCTGGGCGAATCCAGGTCATGATCCGTCCATCCACAAGCTTCGCACAAACTCACATAAGTGTCCAACTCAGCTCGGA
Above is a genomic segment from Chloroflexota bacterium containing:
- a CDS encoding FAD-binding oxidoreductase, producing MKTTSADVVIVGAGAIGCATAYFLSRKGVKVAVVEKDSIGERASGTATGILNPMVLDETKTESLLPLTWKSFQMHEALSKELKETTGIDCHFRKSTQLILAFSEREADELRSLVKLNQEIGIKVSWLDKQSVLNIEDRISHKLKGAIYCEDGANIESYRYVLALAQAAEKMGAEIHYGNVVGLRKTRNKVTGVKMSSREIISQSTVLAMGPWTSMASSWLDFPIPVGPERGQIVKIQASSPSLTSTIFSGNHYVTYKAHEGLIYTGTTHEQVGFDDSTTIEGRDTIITGLLNILPSSIEAQVVTQTACLRPLTADGLPIIGEFPFQSNAYLATGHWSKGILLSPITALIITELILKGKTSYSINSFDPARFVKYG
- a CDS encoding HD domain-containing protein, producing MEIDKKIRDGVIKALPEAKQIKNQEIREKVYDAWAVSLATSEYKKIEDIPASGNPGTPAMRTGTQADHLRSVARLSAAIAKELTDTFPQFNVDMDEVIAGGLCHDLGKPFEFDAANQERWKSDPRVTGWPSIRHPVYGVHIALSVGLPEKIAHIAGAHSMEGENVRRSLVGMIVHNADYAFWRILETAGVLKT
- a CDS encoding DsbA family protein produces the protein MQRVQEDIKDKLIVNWKYSSLEQINSQQGPQWKIWEQPEDYQSRGLRAFQAAEAARQQGESVFHSFHIALLKAKHEQKRDIADVNTLIEVANNNGLEMKRFKNDLSNRQLLTKLANEHTFAVEELGVFGTPTLVFPENQAIFLKMSPPPPQEECLPLFNELFNLAYRRRIIHEIKRP
- a CDS encoding pyridoxal phosphate-dependent aminotransferase — encoded protein: MKMAERMSRLGTETAFGVLAKAQALEAKGMDVVHLEIGEPDFDTPDNIRAAAKDALDRGQTHYCNSQGIVPLRDQIAKELERTRGVAIEPERIVVTPGAKPIAFFSILALLEEGDEAICPDPSYPIYESVINFTGAKTVPIQLKEELGFRFDIEELRSKITPRTKLIVLNSPHNPTGGVLEKDDVYAIAEIIKERDITVLSDEVYEHIVYEHEPFSIASLPGMLERTILLSGFSKTYAMTGWRLGYAALPPKLVEPVVRLIVNSVSCTAPFIQHAGIEALTGPQDSVPKMVSEFRKRRDLIVNGLNRISGISCVLPKGAFYVFPNVKEVGIDCNELADILLNQAGVACLPGTHFGRYGDGYLRFSYATSLDKINIALERIEKTVKELST